The following nucleotide sequence is from Chromatiales bacterium.
ATAAATACCGGGAAAATAATACCTAATATAGTTAAGGCTATAATTAAGACGATTGACTCCAGCAATAAATCAAAATATCTAGCAAAGAATCGAGGCCATCTGTTTGCCAATTTTAAGGGAAGTGGAGACGGAATCTCTGACTTTAGAGATGCCAAGTCTATATCTTCAAGACGCTTCCATTCAAGCATTCCCTCTTGCCATACGATTGTATTTAGTGTGATCTTTCCATTTAGACAGAGTTTTGAAAACTCATCTGTTTTTATTGGTCCAATCTTTTTGTCTTTTTCTAAGTACCACCAATCGTTCATGGATAACTTTCGTTTCATTGTAAGTAGCTAACTTCCCAGATCAACATCCATCAAAAACATATGGATAAAGAGGTTAAAAGCTTTTAATATACTATTATTGTATAGTGCCAAAAGCATATGTCTGAGTGCGCTGCGCTTTGATATAATCAATGGTTAGCACATTATCTTAAACTATAAGCTAAAATATATGTTTTTTATCGTATCACCTATAAAACTGATCAGCTAAAATGCAGCCCAACACATACGTCGCTCTACCGCCACTCAGTCATAAAGATAAAAGCATCGTATACATAGGCATTATTGCGATTGCGCTGATGGCGTGGCTTTATCTATTTTATATTGCCGCACAACATAGCCGCATGGATATGTCGATGATGGGTATGCCACAGCAGGCCTTTTCATACCACGGTGCGTTATACGATTTCTTAGTTTTATTACCAATGTGGGCAGTCATGATGATTGCTATGATGTTGCCCAGCATATTACCGGCAACAGCAGTTTTTGCTGCTTTTAACAAGCATAAAAAGGCGCGTGCACAACCCTATGTAGACACTTATACCTTCGTCTGCGGTTATCTAGTAGCTTGGGTTTCCTGTGGTGCACTGTTTGCGTTGATGCAGTCAGGTTTATCCATTGCCGGTGTGCTAGATAGCACGATGAAAACCAATAATTTATTATTGAGTGGTGGCATCCTGTTAGCCGCTGGTCTTTATCAATGGACATCTCTGAAAGAGGTTTGCCTTAAAAACTGCCGATCCCCGCTGGGCTTCTTTATAGAACGATGGCGCGAAGGGCGTAGCGGCGCAGTCTATATGGGATGGCGTTACGGTTTGTTTTGTGTCGGCTGCTGTTGGGCATTGATGGCAATTATGTTTTCAGTCGGCACGATGAATATTCTATGGATGGCAATACTTTCAATATTTATGCTAGCCGAGAAAATTTTCCCAGGCAGCAAGCTCATGCGCAATATCGCTGGAATATTATTAATTTGCTGGGGTAGCTACTTGCTCATCGGCATTTAAGATAGCCTTTGTCTATCTGCTCGCTGGTGTGTAATGACGGATAAATTTGTGGCTTTTACTCTAACCCGTTGTATGTCATGGCATCAAAAAATACTAGCTTTCAGTTGCCAGCGATGCTAGACATTCAGTCCATCGGCGGCGGCGATATACGCCGAAACCTAATAGCGCAAACAGTGCTTCTAATCTAGAATGGTCTATTTCACCGACACGCGTAGCGAAGTCGTTAGGTAGCGAAACATCACGGCAAATTGTGGTCAGCCGATATGCCATTTTTATAGTCTCAGTATATTCTCGTACTAAGCCTTCAATGCGATGTGCACCACGAATATTAAGATTAGCAATGCCCCCGACCTCAGCCAATAATTGCTTTATCGAACCGAAGTGTTGGATTAACTTGGTTGCCGTTTTAGGTCCTATTCCCGGCACGCCTGGTATGTTATCCACTGCGTCTCCAGTAATCGCTAACATATCGGCAATTTGTTCAGGTAGAACCCCGAACCTATCTGCGACACCTTGACAACTTAATTTTAGGTTGCGGCTATAATCCCACCATATATCATTGCCTTCCAGCAACTGCATCAAATCTTTATCTCTGCTAACGATAACCACCGACTGTCCTCGCTGATGTGCTTGGTGGGTCAATGTGCCGATTAAATCGTCGGCTTCGTAGTAGCTTGATGCAATTTCAGCAAGACCAGTAGCCACTATAAATTCTCTACAGTGGGCAAATTGTGCTTTCAATTCTTCGGGGGTAGCCGCACGATTTGCTTTATAAGATGGATAAATTTCATTGCGATAAGAAGTCTCCAAACTTTCATCAAAAGCGAAGACTATGTTTTCTGGCTTAATGTCACTCAGCAGTTTCAATACGAAATCACAAAAACCGTAAACCGCATTAG
It contains:
- a CDS encoding DUF2182 domain-containing protein, translated to MQPNTYVALPPLSHKDKSIVYIGIIAIALMAWLYLFYIAAQHSRMDMSMMGMPQQAFSYHGALYDFLVLLPMWAVMMIAMMLPSILPATAVFAAFNKHKKARAQPYVDTYTFVCGYLVAWVSCGALFALMQSGLSIAGVLDSTMKTNNLLLSGGILLAAGLYQWTSLKEVCLKNCRSPLGFFIERWREGRSGAVYMGWRYGLFCVGCCWALMAIMFSVGTMNILWMAILSIFMLAEKIFPGSKLMRNIAGILLICWGSYLLIGI
- a CDS encoding flap endonuclease is translated as MDNTDRLYLVDASIYIFRSWFALSDNVRNAQGQPANAVYGFCDFVLKLLSDIKPENIVFAFDESLETSYRNEIYPSYKANRAATPEELKAQFAHCREFIVATGLAEIASSYYEADDLIGTLTHQAHQRGQSVVIVSRDKDLMQLLEGNDIWWDYSRNLKLSCQGVADRFGVLPEQIADMLAITGDAVDNIPGVPGIGPKTATKLIQHFGSIKQLLAEVGGIANLNIRGAHRIEGLVREYTETIKMAYRLTTICRDVSLPNDFATRVGEIDHSRLEALFALLGFGVYRRRRWTECLASLATES